The Pagrus major chromosome 17, Pma_NU_1.0 genome includes a region encoding these proteins:
- the id4 gene encoding DNA-binding protein inhibitor ID-4 → MKAVTPVRPQNSSSSGNELSLHYLSKQSLNIARCRMEEEDLFCLQYDMNDCYSRLKRLVPTIPQDKKVSKVEILQHVIDYILDLQLALETHPSLHKQQTGTYPPPASNPSRTPLTVLNTDHHQRTSIVKKPEDSILCR, encoded by the exons ATGAAGGCTGTTACTCCAGTCCGCCCCCAGAACTCCTCCTCCAGCGGCAACGAGCTCTCCCTGCACTATCTGTCGAAGCAGAGCCTCAACATCGCCCGGTGCAGGATGGAAGAAGAGGACCTGTTCTGCCTGCAGTACGACATGAACGACTGCTACAGCCGGCTGAAGCGCCTGGTGCCCACCATTCCGCAGGATAAGAAAGTCAGCAAAGTGGAGATCCTCCAGCATGTCATAGACTACATCCTAGACCTGCAGCTGGCCCTGGAGACGCACCCTTCTCTCCATAAACAACAGACCGGGACCTACCCTCCTCCAGCTTCCAACCCCAGCCGGACACCGCTGACGGTGCTCAACACTGACCACCATCAG aGGACGTCTATAGTCAAAAAGCCGGAGGACTCTATTTTATGCCGCTGA